The following proteins are encoded in a genomic region of Xenopus laevis strain J_2021 chromosome 3L, Xenopus_laevis_v10.1, whole genome shotgun sequence:
- the LOC121401312 gene encoding olfactory receptor 11L1-like — MVTEISLLGFQNLNNFKILIFSLILLIHILTIFENALAIVLVTLSQHLHSPMFFFLQQLSLSDLLGSMLIVPILLKTVINEGAKISLIGCIAQLYIFGVTEALQCFLLTVMSYDRYLAICNPLCYSSIMNHTFCVKLIIMSWLLALSLTPVTVITAATQEFCNQNTINHFFCDYFPLLELSCSNTSLAWILIITVSFPVILIPFMLITGSYICIAHEILKITSNIGRQKAFSTCSSHLAVVSIFYGSLIVTYVVPKKNQSQTIGKLLSLLYTVVTPFINPMIYSLRSTDMIKALGNIIQ; from the coding sequence ATGGTCACAGAGATTTCCCTTTTGGGATTTCAAAATCTCAACAATTTCAAGATCctgattttttctttaattcttttGATTCACATATTGACCATCTTTGAAAATGCCCTTGCCATAGTATTGGTAACACTTAGCCAACATCTTCATTCTCCCATGTTCTTCTTTCTCCAGCAACTCTCCTTATCTGATCTCCTAGGGTCCATGCTTATTGTTCCCATCCTgctcaaaactgtaataaatgaaggAGCTAAAATATCCCTTATTGGCTGTATTGCACAACTTTATATATTTGGTGTCACTGAAGCTTTACAGTGTTTCCTTCTAACtgtgatgtcctatgacagatatctggccatctgTAATCCTCTGTGTTATTCTTCAATAATGAACCACACATTTTGTGTTAAATTAATTATCATGTCATGGCTGCTTGCCCTTAGCTTAACACCAGTTACTGTGATTACTGCAGCTACACAAGAGTTCTGCAACCAAAATACCAtcaaccatttcttctgtgattatTTTCCTCTCCTGGAACTTTCCTGCTCAAACACCTCATTAGCCTGGATATTGATAATCACAGTATCTTTCCCTGTGATACTTATTCCCTTCATGCTCATCactggatcctatatctgtattgccCATGAAATCCTAAAGATAACGTCCAATattgggagacaaaaagccttctccacctgcagttcccacttggctgtggtctccatattttatgggagtCTCATTGTTACTTATGTGGTTCCCAAAAAAAACCAGTCACAGACCATTGGAAAACTTCTTTCACTTTTATACACAGTAGTGACTCCTTTTATTAACCCAATGATTTACAGCTTGAGAAGTACAGATATGATAAAAGCTCTTGgaaatattatacaataa